In Candidatus Bathyarchaeota archaeon, a single window of DNA contains:
- a CDS encoding 4Fe-4S dicluster domain-containing protein: MCEHLCPYNAIEIKEEEEKVTVYIIEALCKGCRACGTACPTKGVTSGHFTTEEIMAQVKTTLMEEVKA; this comes from the coding sequence ATTTGTGAGCATCTGTGTCCCTACAACGCAATAGAAATAAAGGAAGAAGAGGAAAAAGTAACCGTGTATATAATTGAAGCCTTATGCAAAGGCTGTAGGGCATGCGGAACAGCATGTCCAACAAAAGGCGTAACATCGGGACATTTCACCACTGAAGAAATCATGGCTCAAGTTAAAACTACTTTGATGGAGGAAGTAAAAGCATGA
- a CDS encoding hydrogenase iron-sulfur subunit translates to MTEKENFEPKIIGFLCNWCAYAGADLAGVSRIQYPPNIRIIRVMCSGRVDPAFILEAFNDGADGVLVAGCHLPSDCHYISGNFKALRRITLLRRVLKQFGIEPERLRLEWVSASEGDKFASIVREMVEQIKKLGPNPLKKNGGKVQ, encoded by the coding sequence ATGACCGAAAAAGAAAACTTCGAACCAAAGATAATCGGCTTCCTCTGCAACTGGTGTGCCTATGCGGGAGCAGACTTGGCAGGCGTAAGTAGAATACAATACCCGCCAAACATACGTATAATTCGCGTAATGTGCAGCGGCAGAGTAGACCCTGCCTTCATTCTTGAAGCCTTCAATGACGGTGCAGACGGAGTGCTTGTTGCAGGCTGCCACTTACCTTCAGATTGTCACTACATTAGCGGAAACTTCAAGGCATTAAGAAGGATCACTCTTCTAAGAAGAGTCTTGAAACAGTTTGGAATAGAACCAGAACGTTTGCGGTTGGAATGGGTTTCGGCAAGTGAAGGAGATAAATTCGCCTCCATAGTACGAGAAATGGTTGAACAAATAAAGAAGCTCGGACCAAACCCGCTAAAGAAAAACGGAGGGAAAGTTCAATGA